One Paraburkholderia kururiensis DNA window includes the following coding sequences:
- a CDS encoding cupin domain-containing protein: MPKRPSDYPAGQRATASRMPAPASGRPLPDQPTPLLGGLTPTQFMRRYWQKKPFLVRQAVPGIASPVTREELFELAAGDDVESRLVTHFRGRWQLDHGPFDTTALPRVTQRAWTLLVQGVNLHDDRARALLDRFRFAPDARLDDLMISYATDGGGVGPHFDSYDVFLLQVHGKRHWRIGAQRDLSLRDDLPLKILAHFEPEEEWVLEPGDMLYLPPHIAHDGIAIGECMTCSIGFRAPSASELTSQFLYYLAERGNAHRGDDTLYRDPKQPPVSEPARLPTGLVERVGAILANIRWKQSDVSAFLGAWLSEPKSNVVFEPPARPANEAAFVNRATRAGVRLHRKTVLLYDNHSYFLNGEQNSLPSGKSWLIDLANSRTLSAKRFVTLSHDSSVTALLHEWYCAGWVELGGLA, encoded by the coding sequence ATGCCCAAGCGGCCCTCCGACTATCCGGCCGGCCAACGCGCGACCGCGTCGCGCATGCCGGCTCCGGCTTCCGGCCGGCCCCTTCCCGATCAGCCCACGCCGTTGCTCGGCGGCCTCACTCCGACGCAATTCATGCGCCGGTATTGGCAGAAAAAACCGTTCCTGGTCCGTCAGGCGGTGCCCGGCATTGCCTCTCCCGTCACACGCGAAGAACTCTTCGAGCTGGCCGCGGGCGATGATGTCGAATCACGTCTGGTCACGCATTTTCGTGGACGCTGGCAACTCGATCACGGCCCATTCGACACGACTGCCCTGCCGCGCGTCACCCAACGTGCCTGGACGCTGCTCGTCCAGGGCGTGAACCTGCATGACGACCGCGCCCGCGCGCTGCTGGACAGGTTTCGCTTCGCGCCGGATGCCCGGCTCGACGACCTGATGATCTCGTACGCCACCGATGGTGGCGGTGTGGGACCGCACTTCGATTCATACGACGTGTTTTTGCTGCAGGTGCACGGCAAGCGGCATTGGCGCATCGGGGCACAACGAGACCTGTCGTTGCGTGACGATCTGCCCTTGAAAATACTGGCGCATTTCGAGCCCGAAGAGGAATGGGTACTTGAGCCAGGCGACATGCTTTATTTGCCGCCGCATATTGCGCACGACGGCATCGCCATCGGCGAGTGCATGACCTGCTCCATCGGCTTTCGAGCGCCCTCCGCAAGCGAACTCACGTCACAATTCCTCTACTACCTGGCGGAACGCGGCAACGCCCATCGCGGGGACGACACGCTCTACAGAGATCCGAAACAGCCCCCCGTGAGTGAACCGGCCCGACTGCCGACAGGGCTGGTGGAACGCGTGGGCGCGATCCTTGCGAACATTCGCTGGAAGCAATCCGACGTGTCCGCATTTCTCGGTGCCTGGCTAAGCGAACCGAAGTCAAACGTGGTGTTCGAGCCCCCCGCGCGCCCGGCAAATGAAGCCGCATTTGTGAACCGCGCTACCCGCGCCGGTGTGCGGCTGCACCGGAAGACAGTTCTGCTGTACGACAATCACTCATATTTCCTGAATGGTGAGCAAAACTCTCTTCCATCAGGCAAAAGTTGGCTCATTGACCTCGCGAATAGCCGCACGTTGAGTGCGAAACGCTTTGTAACACTCTCGCACGATTCGTCGGTGACAGCACTACTGCACGAGTGGTATTGTGCGGGCTGGGTAGAGTTGGGCGGGCTTGCATAA
- a CDS encoding FKBP-type peptidyl-prolyl cis-trans isomerase: protein MKIAKDTVVSVAYKLSDAQGNLIEESDEPMVYLHGGYDGTFPKIEEVLDGQEPGFETQIQLDPQDAFGEYDPELVKIEPRNRFPEPLEVGMQFEGTPEEGDEDVDTLIYTVTDVAEDKVVLDGNHPLAGMALRFALTVTEVRQATDDEIQHEHAHGANGLEIVDEDEDDDEGEAGSKPTLH from the coding sequence ATGAAAATCGCAAAGGACACTGTCGTTTCGGTCGCTTACAAGCTGTCGGATGCGCAGGGCAATCTGATTGAGGAAAGCGACGAGCCGATGGTCTATCTGCACGGCGGCTATGATGGCACGTTCCCCAAGATCGAGGAAGTGCTTGACGGGCAGGAGCCGGGCTTCGAAACCCAGATTCAGCTTGATCCGCAAGATGCATTTGGCGAATACGATCCCGAACTGGTAAAGATCGAGCCGCGCAACCGCTTTCCCGAGCCGCTCGAAGTGGGCATGCAGTTCGAAGGTACGCCCGAAGAGGGCGACGAAGATGTCGACACGCTGATCTACACGGTGACGGATGTTGCCGAGGACAAGGTCGTACTCGATGGCAATCATCCGCTCGCCGGCATGGCCCTGCGGTTTGCACTGACTGTTACGGAAGTGCGTCAGGCCACGGACGACGAGATCCAGCACGAGCACGCGCATGGCGCGAACGGCCTCGAAATCGTCGACGAAGACGAAGATGATGACGAGGGCGAAGCCGGTTCAAAGCCCACGTTGCACTGA